A part of Primulina eburnea isolate SZY01 chromosome 10, ASM2296580v1, whole genome shotgun sequence genomic DNA contains:
- the LOC140803391 gene encoding mitogen-activated protein kinase kinase 9-like codes for MAVVRERRHLNLRLPLPEPTERRPRFPLPLPPSAITSSSTTSTTISAADLEKLQVIGHGNGGTVYKVRHKHTSEIYALKVVHGDSDPAFRRQVLREVSILRRIDSHHVIKCHGVFDIPGGDIAICMEYIDMGTLETLAKNGVSLSEQLLSKICHQVLSGLEYLHSHKIIHRDLKPSNILIDSKMEVKISDFGVSKIMQRTLDPCNSYVGTCAYMSPERFDPDTYGSNYDGYAGDIWSLGLTLLELYMGHFPYLAPGQRPDWATLMCAICFGEPPSLPEGASESFRSFIDCCLQKDSSKRWSATLLLSHPFVSSVGRKLNFSDHSPEF; via the coding sequence ATGGCCGTCGTCCGTGAACGCCGCCACCTCAATCTCCGTCTCCCCCTCCCTGAACCCACCGAGCGCCGCCCTCGATTTCCTCTACCTCTCCCTCCATCTGCCATCACTTCTAGTTCTACAACAAGCACCACCATCTCCGCCGCAGACCTCGAGAAGCTTCAAGTAATCGGCCACGGGAACGGCGGCACAGTCTACAAAGTCCGCCACAAGCACACCTCGGAAATCTACGCACTGAAAGTCGTACACGGCGACAGCGACCCCGCCTTCCGGCGCCAGGTCCTTCGAGAGGTCTCCATCCTCCGCCGTATCGACTCCCACCACGTCATCAAGTGCCACGGCGTGTTCGATATCCCCGGCGGTGATATCGCCATCTGCATGGAGTACATCGACATGGGAACTCTCGAAACACTCGCTAAAAACGGCGTCTCTCTCAGCGAACAGCTCCTCTCCAAAATCTGCCACCAGGTACTGAGCGGGCTCGAGTACCTTCACTCTCACAAGATAATTCACCGGGATTTGAAACCCTCGAACATATTAATCGACAGCAAGATGGAAGTGAAGATCTCCGATTTCGGAGTGAGCAAAATCATGCAGAGGACTTTGGACCCCTGCAATTCGTACGTGGGAACCTGCGCATACATGAGCCCCGAACGATTCGACCCGGATACATACGGGTCAAACTACGACGGGTACGCCGGAGATATATGGAGCCTGGGATTGACTTTACTGGAACTGTACATGGGCCATTTCCCATATCTGGCGCCGGGGCAGAGACCCGACTGGGCGACGCTGATGTGCGCCATATGCTTCGGAGAGCCGCCGAGCTTGCCGGAAGGTGCATCGGAAAGTTTCAGGAGTTTCATCGATTGCTGTTTACAGAAGGATTCGAGTAAAAGGTGGAGTGCGACGCTGCTTCTGTCGCACCCTTTTGTCAGCAGTGTCGGCCGGAAACTAAATTTCTCCGATCATTCACCGGAATTTTGA